From the genome of Geminicoccaceae bacterium:
TGTCCGCATGGACGGCATCCAGCATCTGCTTGAGGCGCTCGATCGCCGCAAGCATTGCACGCCGGTCGGCGGTGAGAGCCTGCCGCTCCAGTTGCATGGCTTCAAGCTTGCCCTCGATACGTCGCGCGATCGAACGTTCGTGTTCAACTTCCAGGCGGACAAGGGCGATGGCAATGGCGGGATCGTCACTCCCGTCACGACGAACCAGAGCCCCGTTGGCATGGTGCACGACCAGCAAGGTCGAAACACCCGCCAGCGCCACCATCGCGGGCCGCCAGGGCAGGCGGGCCGTGCCGGACGGTCGTCCATCCCGGCGGAAGCGCAGGTGAAACCTCACCCGATCAGGCCCCGGACAACAGACTGGAACCCGTCATTTCAGCGGGTTGCCCGATATGCATGAGATCAAGAATGGTCGGCGCGACATCGGCAAGAATGCCGTCACGGAGCGTCGCTCCCATCGGAGCTCCAGCAAGGAAGCACGGCACCCGGTTGGTGGTGTGGGCGGTATGCGGCTTGCCCGTCTGCGGATCGATCATCTGTTCGCAATTACCATGATCTGCGGTGACGAATACCCGGCCACCGAGGCCCAGAATACAGTCCAGCACGCGACCGAGGCAGGTATCAACCGTCTCCACCGCCTTGATCGCCGCTTCAAGAATGCCAGTATGCCCCACCATGTCCGGATTAGCAAAATTCACCAACACGAAATCAGGGCGTTCGCGTTCGATCCTTTCCACCAGTCTGTCGGTCAATTCGATGGCGGACATCTCCGGCTGGAGATCGTAGGTTGCAACCTTGGGGGAACTGACCAGCAAGCGGGACTCCCCTTCACGCGGCGTTTCTTCACCGCCATTGAAGAAGAACGTCACGTGCGGATATTTTTCCGTTTCGGCCGCACGTATCTGCGTGCAGCCGTGATCCGCCAGCACATCACCCAGAATGTTGGTCATGCTGTGAGGCTCGAACAGGGTCGTCATATGTTCCGCGAGGTCATCAGAATAGCGGGTCATGCCCGCCACTGCGGACCACTGATGGCGGCCACGGTCGAAGGTATCGAATTCCGGCAACACCAGAGCGCGCATGATCTGCCGCACACGGTCGGCGCGGAAATTGGCGCAAAGGAAGGCGTCGCCATCCCTTGCCCCGTCATACTTGCCAATCACGTGCGGTTCGATGAATTCATCGCCGACATTGGCCGCATAGGCCCGGCGGATCCCCTCGATCAGGCTTTCCGCCCGGTTACCGCGCGCATCGACAATCGCCCGATAGGACTTCTCGGTCCGCTCAGCACGATTATCCCGATCCATCGCATAGTACCGACCCGAAAAGGTCGCGACAGACCAACCTTCCACATCCTCCAAATCGTCAAGGAACTTCCGGGCAAATTCCTCGCCGCCCTGCGGAGGCGTGTCCCGTCCGTCAAGGAAAACATGGATGAACACCTCGAGACCCCGCGCAACGAGAATGCGGGTGAGCGTCACCATATGATCCTGGTGAGAATGGACCCCACCTGGAGAAAGAAGCCCCATCAGGTGCAATCGACCGCTACCCTTACGGCAGCACTCGACAA
Proteins encoded in this window:
- a CDS encoding 2,3-bisphosphoglycerate-independent phosphoglycerate mutase — translated: MARDRAPTALCILDGWGYREGREANAVALGNTPVFDRFFSQVPHAFLRTDGERVGLPEGQFGNSEVGHLNLGAGRIVMQELPRINKACRDGSLETNEALARLVECCRKGSGRLHLMGLLSPGGVHSHQDHMVTLTRILVARGLEVFIHVFLDGRDTPPQGGEEFARKFLDDLEDVEGWSVATFSGRYYAMDRDNRAERTEKSYRAIVDARGNRAESLIEGIRRAYAANVGDEFIEPHVIGKYDGARDGDAFLCANFRADRVRQIMRALVLPEFDTFDRGRHQWSAVAGMTRYSDDLAEHMTTLFEPHSMTNILGDVLADHGCTQIRAAETEKYPHVTFFFNGGEETPREGESRLLVSSPKVATYDLQPEMSAIELTDRLVERIERERPDFVLVNFANPDMVGHTGILEAAIKAVETVDTCLGRVLDCILGLGGRVFVTADHGNCEQMIDPQTGKPHTAHTTNRVPCFLAGAPMGATLRDGILADVAPTILDLMHIGQPAEMTGSSLLSGA